One Procambarus clarkii isolate CNS0578487 chromosome 15, FALCON_Pclarkii_2.0, whole genome shotgun sequence DNA segment encodes these proteins:
- the LOC138365059 gene encoding uncharacterized protein: MVTSSSAPLADSLTRSNSEVFLSSTNPLESPQRSTSPLAITLQQESPQRSTSPLAITLQQGSTQRSTSPLAITLQQESPQRSTSPLAITLQQESPQRSTSPLAITLQQESPQRSTSPLAITLQQGSTQRSTSPLAITLQQESPQRSTSPLAITLQQGSPQRSTSPLAITLQQGSTQRSTSPLAITLQQESPQRSTSPLAITLQQGSTQRSTSPLAITLQQGSPQRSTSPLAITLQQGSPQRSTNLLAITLQH; this comes from the exons ATGGTGACGTCTTCCAGCGCTCCACTAGCCGACTCTTTAACACGCTCAAACAGTGAAGTCTTCCTGAGCTCTACCAACCCTCTG GAAAGTCCTCAGCGCTCCACCAGCCCTCTAGCTATCACACTCCAACAGGAAAGTCCTCAGCGCTCCACCAGCCCTCTGGCTATCACACTCCAACAGGGAAGTACTCAGCGCTCCACCAGCCCTCTGGCTATCACACTCCAACAGGAAAGTCCTCAGCGCTCCACCAGCCCTCTAGCTATCACACTCCAACAGGAAAGTCCTCAGCGCTCCACCAGCCCTCTGGCTATCACACTCCAACAGGAAAGTCCTCAGCGCTCCACCAGCCCTCTAGCTATCACACTCCAACAGGGAAGTACTCAGCGCTCCACCAGCCCTCTGGCTATCACACTCCAACAGGAAAGTCCTCAGCGCTCCACCAGCCCTCTGGCTATCACACTCCAACAGGGAAGTCCTCAGCGCTCCACCAGCCCTCTGGCTATCACACTCCAACAGGGAAGTACTCAGCGCTCCACCAGCCCTCTGGCTATCACACTCCAACAGGAAAGTCCTCAGCGCTCCACCAGCCCTCTAGCTATCACACTCCAACAGGGAAGTACTCAGCGCTCCACCAGCCCTCTAGCTATCACACTCCAACAGGGAAGTCCTCAGCGCTCCACCAGCCCTCTGGCTATCACACTCCAACAGGGAAGTCCTCAGCGCTCCACTAACCTTCTGGCTATCACACTCCAACATTGA